From the Blastocatellia bacterium genome, one window contains:
- a CDS encoding alpha-L-arabinofuranosidase C-terminal domain-containing protein, with product MMRKHRRREFLTTTLGATAALLGRPTRWSLGSIAARAFVAPAADSRIEVLLGEPTATIAPEIYGHFIEHLGGVIYDGVWVGENSPIPNIGGIRRALVEALQRIRPAVIRWPGGCFADAYDWRDGIGPRQRRPRRTNFWIDQREWASVGIVPQKYEPNDFGTHEFLRFCRLVGAAPYLAVNLRTLPADVFHRWVEYCNSPRGSTTLAQEREANGDPEPFGVRYWGIGNESWGCGGNFTPEEYAAEFRRFTTWAVPDYGVGLRFIAAGPSGRDLEWTRRFFAKMAERRAFNRLWGWALHHYSSYSGGDALKFDTSGWYELLESADRMESLITAHWQVMGETDREHRVKLVVDEWGAWYRMTTNVAPTHLFGQQSTIRDALVAGLTLDTFNRHADKVAMANIAQLINCIHSLFLADGEKFVATPTYYVFAMYAPHQGGQAVRTIFSAPRVEWTDRENRRHSFWGLNGSASVKGKTVTLTVTNPHIADGRETEIVVRGATVTSVTATTLTARDVHDCNTFDAPRRVVPTEESIPVRGPVIVHRFAPASVTKLEIALS from the coding sequence ATGATGAGGAAACACCGGCGGCGTGAGTTCTTGACGACGACATTGGGCGCGACGGCAGCGTTGCTCGGGCGACCGACCCGATGGTCGCTCGGCTCCATCGCAGCTCGGGCTTTTGTCGCTCCAGCGGCGGACTCACGGATTGAGGTCCTGCTCGGCGAACCGACGGCGACAATTGCCCCGGAAATCTACGGTCACTTCATCGAGCATCTCGGCGGTGTCATCTACGATGGCGTGTGGGTGGGCGAGAACTCGCCGATTCCCAACATCGGGGGGATTCGTCGGGCGCTGGTGGAAGCGCTCCAGCGGATTCGGCCGGCTGTCATTCGCTGGCCCGGAGGATGTTTCGCCGACGCCTACGACTGGCGCGATGGGATCGGTCCGCGCCAGCGACGGCCCCGTCGCACCAACTTCTGGATAGATCAACGCGAATGGGCCTCGGTCGGGATCGTGCCGCAGAAGTACGAGCCCAATGACTTCGGCACGCACGAGTTCCTGCGATTCTGTCGCCTGGTGGGAGCAGCTCCCTATCTGGCCGTGAATCTTCGGACCTTACCTGCCGACGTTTTTCATCGGTGGGTTGAATACTGCAACTCTCCCCGCGGCAGCACGACGCTGGCCCAGGAACGGGAGGCCAACGGTGATCCCGAACCCTTCGGCGTGCGGTACTGGGGCATCGGCAATGAATCCTGGGGCTGCGGGGGAAATTTCACGCCGGAAGAGTACGCCGCCGAGTTCCGCCGCTTCACCACCTGGGCCGTGCCCGACTATGGTGTCGGCTTGCGTTTCATCGCCGCGGGTCCGAGCGGCCGCGATCTGGAGTGGACGCGCCGGTTTTTCGCCAAGATGGCTGAACGGCGCGCCTTCAATCGCTTGTGGGGCTGGGCGCTCCATCACTATTCGAGCTACTCCGGTGGCGACGCGCTCAAGTTCGACACCTCCGGATGGTACGAATTGCTGGAGAGCGCCGACCGCATGGAATCGCTCATCACGGCGCACTGGCAGGTCATGGGCGAGACCGATCGGGAGCACCGCGTCAAGCTCGTCGTTGACGAATGGGGCGCATGGTATCGGATGACCACCAATGTTGCTCCCACGCATCTCTTCGGCCAGCAATCTACGATTCGAGATGCGCTGGTCGCCGGTCTCACCCTGGATACCTTCAACCGCCACGCCGATAAAGTCGCTATGGCTAACATCGCTCAACTCATCAACTGCATCCACTCGCTCTTTCTCGCCGATGGGGAGAAGTTCGTGGCCACGCCGACCTATTACGTCTTCGCCATGTATGCGCCTCATCAGGGAGGACAGGCGGTGAGGACGATCTTCTCCGCCCCGCGCGTGGAATGGACCGATCGGGAGAACCGGCGGCACAGCTTCTGGGGGCTCAACGGGTCGGCCTCGGTCAAAGGAAAGACCGTGACGCTGACCGTGACCAATCCTCACATCGCTGACGGCCGGGAAACGGAGATCGTCGTACGTGGAGCAACGGTGACTTCTGTGACCGCGACCACGCTGACGGCCCGCGATGTCCACGACTGTAATACGTTCGATGCCCCTCGCCGGGTCGTACCGACGGAGGAGTCCATCCCGGTGCGCGGTCCGGTGATCGTCCATCGCTTTGCTCCGGCCTCGGTGACGAAACTGGAGATCGCCCTGAGCTGA
- a CDS encoding beta-L-arabinofuranosidase domain-containing protein yields the protein MKKRLSLVAMICTFLASWGSAVASRAVESQKIKVPNKVPLQAVPFDLTDVRLLEGPFRQAMLRDQNFLLSIDTDRLLHNFRVNAGLPSSAKPYGGWEAPDVELRGHSLGHFLTACALMYASTGDARFKTKADAVVAELAKIQEAMPQRGFHPGYLSAFPEEFIDRVEKRVRVWAPYYTLHKIMAGLLDMYLYCDNRQALDILIKMADWVKFRMDRLSEDQQQRMLETEYGGMNDVLANLYAVTGNPEHLRLARLFDHKALFDPLARGEDPLNGLHGNTQIPKMIGAAREYELTGERRYADIATFFWRRVALFRSYVIGGNTDGERFFPIEQFSRRLGPATTETCNTYNMLKLTRHLFSWNPSAEYMDFYERALFNHILASQDPATGMMCYYVPLRPGAFRTYSRPEDSFWCCVGTGMENHAKYGDTIYFHDDRSIYVNLFIASEVTWREKGITVRQETRFPEEDATRLIIKAARPVRLAVKIRYPSWAVSGMTLTVNGRRETVAEKPGSYVTLDREWKDGDRIDVRLPMSLRLEAMPDDPKMIAVLYGPIVLGGDLGTTGLTEAERYGPSAPRIGRVPPVEVPAFVAAEVKDVLTKIKPVAEGPLTFRTEGLAQPREVTLLPFYKLHDRRYTVYWKVYTPAEWEKRKAEIAAREARRREIERLTLDAVNINDPASEREHGFQGENSNEGFFEGRRWRAARNGWFSYQLKGDPTRPLTLVCTYRGSEGPNRVFDILVEGEKIATERLEMHPTELFDVEYPLPEALTRGKERITVKFQAHPNALTGAVFDVRLIPREQK from the coding sequence ATGAAGAAAAGACTGTCTCTCGTTGCGATGATTTGCACATTCCTGGCGTCCTGGGGGAGCGCGGTGGCATCGCGCGCAGTCGAAAGCCAGAAGATCAAGGTCCCCAACAAGGTTCCTCTTCAAGCGGTCCCGTTCGATCTCACCGATGTGCGACTGCTGGAGGGGCCGTTCCGTCAAGCCATGCTGCGAGATCAAAACTTCCTGCTCAGCATTGATACGGACCGCTTGCTTCACAACTTCCGGGTGAATGCCGGGCTGCCTTCGTCGGCCAAACCCTACGGGGGCTGGGAAGCGCCGGACGTGGAACTGCGCGGCCACAGCCTGGGGCATTTCCTCACGGCGTGTGCGCTGATGTATGCCAGCACCGGCGATGCGCGATTCAAGACGAAAGCCGATGCCGTCGTCGCCGAACTGGCCAAGATTCAGGAAGCGATGCCCCAACGAGGATTCCACCCCGGTTACCTCTCGGCTTTTCCCGAGGAGTTCATTGATCGCGTGGAGAAGCGCGTCCGGGTGTGGGCTCCTTACTACACGCTGCATAAGATCATGGCGGGACTGCTGGACATGTACCTGTATTGTGACAACCGGCAGGCTCTGGACATCCTGATCAAGATGGCCGATTGGGTCAAGTTCCGCATGGATCGGTTGAGTGAAGACCAGCAGCAACGAATGCTCGAAACCGAATATGGTGGCATGAACGATGTGCTGGCGAATCTCTACGCCGTAACGGGCAACCCGGAACATCTGCGACTGGCCCGGCTGTTCGATCACAAGGCCCTGTTTGATCCGCTGGCGCGAGGGGAGGATCCGCTCAATGGCCTGCACGGAAACACTCAGATCCCGAAAATGATCGGAGCGGCCCGAGAATACGAGCTGACGGGTGAACGCCGCTACGCCGACATTGCGACGTTCTTCTGGCGACGGGTGGCGCTCTTTCGGTCCTACGTCATCGGCGGCAACACCGATGGCGAACGCTTCTTCCCCATCGAGCAGTTCTCCCGGCGGCTGGGACCGGCAACGACCGAGACCTGCAACACCTACAATATGCTCAAGCTCACGCGCCACCTCTTCTCCTGGAATCCGTCTGCCGAATACATGGACTTTTACGAACGAGCGCTCTTCAATCACATTCTCGCCTCGCAGGACCCGGCCACCGGCATGATGTGTTACTACGTGCCGCTTCGTCCCGGTGCGTTTCGCACGTACTCCCGGCCCGAGGACTCCTTCTGGTGCTGCGTGGGAACGGGAATGGAGAACCACGCCAAGTACGGTGACACGATTTACTTTCACGATGACCGATCCATTTACGTCAATCTGTTCATCGCCTCGGAGGTCACCTGGCGGGAGAAAGGCATCACCGTGCGCCAGGAGACGCGCTTCCCCGAAGAGGACGCGACCCGATTGATCATCAAGGCGGCGCGTCCCGTGCGCCTGGCGGTGAAAATTCGCTATCCCTCATGGGCGGTATCGGGGATGACCTTGACCGTCAATGGGCGACGGGAAACCGTCGCGGAGAAGCCAGGCTCTTACGTCACGCTCGATCGGGAATGGAAGGATGGAGATCGCATTGATGTGCGCCTGCCGATGAGCCTGCGCCTGGAAGCGATGCCCGATGATCCGAAGATGATCGCCGTGCTCTATGGTCCCATCGTCCTCGGTGGTGATCTGGGCACAACGGGGTTGACCGAAGCCGAACGCTACGGACCGAGCGCCCCGCGTATTGGTCGGGTGCCCCCGGTCGAGGTCCCCGCTTTCGTCGCCGCGGAAGTGAAGGATGTCCTGACCAAAATCAAGCCGGTGGCCGAGGGCCCGCTCACGTTCCGCACGGAAGGATTGGCTCAGCCCCGCGAGGTGACGTTGCTACCGTTCTACAAACTCCATGACCGCCGGTATACCGTCTACTGGAAGGTGTACACGCCGGCGGAATGGGAGAAGCGCAAGGCCGAGATTGCCGCCCGCGAAGCCCGTCGTCGGGAGATCGAACGGCTCACTCTCGACGCCGTGAACATCAACGATCCGGCGAGCGAGCGCGAACATGGCTTTCAGGGTGAAAACAGCAACGAGGGCTTCTTCGAGGGCCGACGCTGGCGGGCGGCCCGCAACGGGTGGTTCAGCTATCAGCTCAAGGGTGATCCCACCCGACCGCTCACTCTCGTCTGCACCTATCGCGGCAGCGAGGGACCCAATCGCGTCTTCGATATTCTCGTCGAAGGCGAGAAAATCGCCACCGAACGACTGGAAATGCATCCCACCGAGCTATTCGATGTCGAGTATCCGCTGCCCGAAGCCCTCACGCGTGGCAAAGAACGCATTACGGTCAAGTTCCAGGCCCATCCGAATGCGCTGACCGGCGCGGTCTTCGATGTGCGTCTCATTCCGCGAGAGCAAAAATAA
- the rplI gene encoding 50S ribosomal protein L9 encodes MATVEVLLKEDVENLGRRGEVVRVRAGFARNYLLPRRLAVPATASNRKQFEQERQILARRETREQRHAEMLAEKIRAVELILPRKIGEHDMLFGSVTALDIAHALAEKGIEVDRRKILLEQPIKYLGEYQVPIKLHRDVTVTVKLTVVKEDQ; translated from the coding sequence ATGGCAACCGTCGAAGTGTTACTGAAAGAAGATGTGGAGAATCTCGGACGTCGAGGGGAAGTTGTGCGCGTCCGAGCGGGATTCGCCCGGAATTATCTGTTGCCGCGCCGGCTGGCAGTGCCCGCGACAGCCTCCAACCGAAAACAGTTCGAACAGGAGCGCCAGATTCTCGCCCGTCGCGAAACCCGTGAACAGCGACACGCCGAGATGCTCGCGGAAAAAATCCGGGCGGTGGAACTCATCCTCCCGCGCAAGATCGGGGAACACGACATGCTCTTCGGGTCGGTGACGGCGCTCGATATTGCTCACGCTCTCGCCGAGAAGGGAATCGAGGTGGATCGCCGCAAAATTCTTCTGGAGCAGCCGATCAAGTACCTGGGCGAGTATCAGGTCCCCATCAAACTCCACCGCGACGTCACGGTGACGGTCAAGCTCACGGTCGTCAAAGAGGACCAATGA
- the rpsR gene encoding 30S ribosomal protein S18 yields MPVVVAGHQRVRRRRECRFCKEKIDLIDYKDVELLRAFIPERGKILPRRLSGVCAPHQRRLTRAIKRARTMALLPYVTD; encoded by the coding sequence ATGCCGGTGGTCGTTGCCGGACACCAGCGCGTGCGTCGTCGCCGGGAATGTCGCTTCTGCAAGGAGAAGATTGACCTGATTGACTACAAGGATGTGGAGCTTTTGCGCGCCTTCATCCCTGAGCGAGGGAAGATTCTCCCTCGTCGGTTGTCGGGAGTGTGCGCTCCGCATCAGCGTCGGTTGACGCGGGCGATCAAGCGAGCGCGCACAATGGCCCTGTTGCCCTATGTAACGGATTGA
- the rpsF gene encoding 30S ribosomal protein S6, with protein sequence MRTYELLFIARPTLSDQEVERLSEQIRNSLTTLGATILKSQTLGRRQLAYEIDRCREGTYVLFHFEGKGSELAELDRRLRVTDAVLRHLIVRIDEDLKRAERFKRLRARKAARLRQTSGPRPAIRREFEEVIEDEQ encoded by the coding sequence GTGAGAACGTATGAGCTTTTATTCATCGCTCGGCCGACGCTCTCGGATCAGGAGGTGGAGCGTCTGAGCGAGCAGATCAGGAATTCCCTCACCACGCTGGGGGCAACCATCCTCAAAAGTCAGACGCTCGGGCGCCGGCAGCTCGCCTATGAGATTGATCGCTGTCGCGAAGGGACCTATGTGCTGTTTCACTTCGAGGGCAAGGGAAGCGAACTGGCCGAACTCGATCGCCGGTTGCGGGTGACCGATGCTGTCCTGCGCCATCTCATCGTGCGCATTGATGAGGATCTGAAGCGGGCCGAACGATTCAAGAGACTGCGCGCGCGAAAGGCGGCCCGCCTGAGACAGACCTCGGGACCGCGTCCAGCAATCCGACGAGAGTTCGAGGAGGTGATCGAGGATGAGCAATAA
- the pth gene encoding aminoacyl-tRNA hydrolase: MTQVMKAIVGLGNPGPDYARTRHNLGFLVVDALAEGARISLDRIECDAFVGRGGVADVAVLLAKPRTFMNRSGDAVACLVSTYALEPADVLVVVDDLALPLGTIRLRRRGRSGGHNGLKSIIEALGTTDFPRLRLGIKPECPIEDTVAFVLSEFEEHEWPLVEAMIARAIEAITVFLREGIDAAMSRFNSRAPEMMVGQR, translated from the coding sequence ATGACGCAGGTAATGAAGGCCATCGTGGGATTGGGCAACCCTGGACCTGACTATGCGCGGACGCGGCATAACCTCGGTTTCCTCGTCGTTGACGCGCTGGCCGAGGGGGCGAGAATCTCGCTCGATCGGATTGAATGTGACGCCTTCGTCGGACGCGGAGGGGTGGCCGATGTCGCCGTGCTGCTGGCCAAGCCGCGCACCTTTATGAACCGAAGCGGGGACGCCGTCGCCTGTCTTGTTTCAACCTATGCGCTCGAACCTGCCGATGTGCTGGTCGTTGTGGATGATCTGGCCCTCCCGCTCGGGACGATCCGTTTGCGGCGGCGTGGTCGCTCCGGTGGGCATAACGGCCTGAAATCCATCATTGAGGCGCTGGGGACGACGGACTTCCCCCGACTGCGATTGGGGATTAAGCCGGAATGCCCCATCGAGGATACGGTGGCCTTCGTTCTCTCGGAGTTCGAGGAACACGAGTGGCCCCTCGTTGAGGCCATGATCGCGCGCGCCATTGAAGCGATCACGGTCTTTCTTCGGGAGGGCATTGATGCGGCCATGTCACGGTTCAACAGCAGGGCTCCGGAAATGATGGTGGGGCAGAGATGA
- a CDS encoding 50S ribosomal protein L25: protein MNSTDVVLKAEIRQRLGKNAARQLRREGKVPLVLYGGDEPPLALAAARDRVLGLIRSMGHTKIFTVAINGAGSTAVLFKEWQVDPVKGTLIHADLLRVDMTKPTRLSVPIEVVGEPFGVRAQGGLLDFATHELRIECLPHAIPERIRVDVSALKVNEHIAVKDLALGDAIKVLEDPERVIVSVLPPRVEEVTAPAPPMAEPVEPEVIRKGKAEQEEEKE from the coding sequence ATGAATTCGACCGACGTTGTCCTGAAAGCAGAGATTCGTCAGAGGCTGGGTAAAAACGCTGCCCGTCAGTTGCGACGGGAGGGCAAGGTCCCGCTCGTCCTCTATGGCGGGGACGAGCCTCCGCTGGCCTTGGCCGCCGCCCGAGACCGCGTTCTGGGGTTGATCCGCAGCATGGGTCACACGAAAATCTTCACCGTGGCGATCAACGGCGCGGGCTCGACCGCCGTTCTTTTCAAAGAGTGGCAGGTGGATCCGGTCAAAGGAACGCTCATTCACGCTGATCTGCTGCGGGTGGATATGACCAAGCCGACGCGACTGAGCGTTCCCATCGAGGTAGTGGGCGAACCGTTTGGCGTGAGGGCTCAGGGAGGACTTCTCGATTTCGCCACTCATGAACTGCGCATTGAATGTCTGCCTCACGCGATTCCCGAACGGATTCGCGTGGATGTGAGCGCCTTGAAGGTCAACGAACACATTGCCGTCAAAGACCTGGCCCTGGGCGATGCGATCAAGGTTCTCGAGGACCCGGAGCGGGTGATCGTGAGCGTTCTGCCGCCGCGGGTTGAGGAAGTGACTGCGCCAGCGCCTCCTATGGCGGAACCGGTGGAGCCGGAGGTCATTCGCAAGGGTAAGGCTGAGCAGGAGGAGGAGAAGGAGTGA